The Pseudosulfitobacter pseudonitzschiae genome includes a region encoding these proteins:
- a CDS encoding AsmA family protein, with protein MKWIGRLIGLIVLIVIVAGVSLLFLPADRIARIAADQIRNATGRDVTISGDVSLSIWPVLGASVGNIEIGNATWSEQGPMLTAQNAAIGVDAAALLSGEIRITNIAATSPTIRLEQRKDGRASWQFTDASGAATIETQTSPDTAPRPFSIGKMNITDATLIYDAEGADLVQYRGVDLALDWPERAGAADIRATLRPAGMAVNVNATIGTFAGFITGQVQPVTLTLNAGKGTVSLNGRASTAGEVAGKLALDLPDTSAFLQALGVGAADLPQGLGRSIDMTSDITLTKDRRLSLRSLVANLGGNTLTGAADISLNGTPDVNAQLNAGALDLTGVTGSGEGGSGGGTSSEVASGWSKDSIDASGLAAFNGEIALTADSVDLGSFKLGATRALLTNDNSRAVFDLRQVDAYEGTVTGQFVMNNRGGLSVGGKLFANAISMQPLLGDALDVTRLTGGANAELNFLASGNSVHAIMNSLSGSGAIAIGKGTIQGIDLDRLMRSGATGSGTTVFDSLGATFDMNAGNIRNDDLLLSLASYQARGKGRIGLGQQDMDYTFTPIALNANEGNGIAIPVRITGPWSDLRIIPDIEAAIDLNLGAKKEELKDAAEDKLKAAVQEKLGVKAEDGQSLEDAAKTKAKEKIAKELLKIFE; from the coding sequence ATGAAATGGATCGGGCGTCTGATCGGATTGATCGTTTTGATCGTGATTGTGGCTGGTGTATCGCTGCTTTTCCTGCCCGCCGACCGGATCGCGCGCATCGCCGCCGACCAGATCCGCAACGCCACCGGGCGCGACGTGACCATCTCGGGCGATGTGTCGCTGTCGATCTGGCCGGTGCTGGGGGCCTCTGTCGGCAATATCGAAATCGGCAACGCTACGTGGTCCGAACAAGGGCCGATGCTGACGGCACAAAATGCCGCCATCGGTGTCGATGCTGCGGCCTTGCTGTCGGGAGAAATCCGCATCACCAACATCGCCGCGACTAGCCCTACGATCCGGCTGGAACAGCGCAAGGACGGGCGCGCCAGCTGGCAGTTCACCGATGCGTCGGGGGCCGCGACGATTGAAACGCAGACCTCGCCGGATACGGCCCCGCGCCCGTTTTCGATCGGGAAAATGAACATCACCGATGCCACGCTGATCTATGACGCCGAAGGCGCTGATCTGGTGCAATACCGAGGCGTCGATCTGGCGCTGGACTGGCCCGAACGCGCAGGTGCTGCCGACATTCGCGCCACGCTGCGCCCTGCGGGGATGGCGGTGAACGTCAATGCCACCATAGGGACCTTTGCGGGGTTCATCACGGGGCAGGTTCAGCCCGTTACGCTGACACTGAACGCGGGCAAAGGCACGGTCTCGCTGAACGGACGCGCCAGCACAGCGGGCGAGGTGGCAGGCAAGCTGGCACTGGATCTGCCCGACACCAGCGCGTTCCTTCAGGCGCTGGGCGTGGGGGCTGCGGACCTGCCACAAGGGCTGGGCCGCAGCATCGACATGACGTCGGACATCACCCTGACCAAAGACCGCCGCCTGTCGTTGCGCAGTCTGGTGGCCAATCTGGGGGGGAACACGCTGACAGGGGCGGCGGATATTTCGCTGAACGGCACCCCCGATGTGAACGCCCAACTGAACGCCGGTGCGCTGGACCTGACGGGCGTGACCGGCAGTGGTGAAGGCGGCTCGGGCGGCGGGACATCCTCCGAGGTCGCGAGCGGCTGGTCCAAGGATTCAATCGACGCGTCCGGCCTGGCCGCCTTTAACGGCGAAATTGCCCTGACTGCGGATTCAGTCGATCTGGGCAGCTTCAAACTGGGGGCCACGCGCGCGCTGCTGACCAACGACAACTCCCGCGCCGTCTTTGACCTGCGTCAGGTGGATGCCTACGAAGGCACCGTCACCGGACAGTTCGTCATGAACAACCGCGGCGGCCTGTCGGTGGGCGGTAAGCTCTTTGCCAATGCCATCTCGATGCAACCGCTTCTTGGCGATGCGCTGGACGTGACCCGCCTGACAGGGGGAGCAAATGCCGAACTGAACTTTCTGGCCTCGGGCAATTCGGTCCACGCAATCATGAATTCGCTGTCGGGCTCGGGAGCCATCGCCATCGGCAAGGGCACCATTCAGGGTATCGATCTGGACAGGCTGATGCGCTCGGGCGCAACAGGCAGCGGCACGACCGTCTTCGATAGCCTTGGTGCAACCTTTGACATGAACGCGGGCAATATCCGCAACGACGATCTGTTGCTCAGCCTTGCCAGCTATCAGGCGCGGGGCAAGGGGCGCATCGGACTGGGGCAGCAGGACATGGACTATACCTTTACGCCCATCGCGCTGAATGCCAACGAAGGCAACGGCATTGCAATCCCCGTGCGCATCACTGGCCCGTGGTCGGACCTGCGCATCATCCCCGACATCGAGGCCGCGATCGACCTGAACCTTGGTGCGAAAAAAGAAGAGCTGAAAGACGCCGCCGAAGACAAGCTGAAAGCGGCAGTCCAAGAGAAACTTGGCGTTAAGGCCGAAGACGGCCAAAGCCTGGAGGATGCGGCCAAAACCAAAGCCAAAGAGAAAATCGCCAAGGAATTGCTGAAGATATTTGAATAA
- the kdsA gene encoding 3-deoxy-8-phosphooctulonate synthase, producing MTHVKVADLTIGNDLPLTLIAGPCQLESVDHAQMIAGKMKEACDAVGAQYVFKASYDKANRTSLSGVRGMGIDAGLKALQSVGKAIGVPVLTDVHSESQCAIAAEVADILQIPAFLCRQTDMLLAAGNTGAAINVKKGQFLAPWEMPNIVTKIESTGNKRILLTERGTTFGYNALVADMRSLPQMAQTGYPVVMDATHSVQQPGGHGGSSGGQREFAPVMARAAVALGVGAVFIETHDDPDNAPSDGPNMIYLNDMPQLIDVLMQLDAVAKANPVTL from the coding sequence ATGACCCATGTAAAAGTCGCTGATCTGACCATTGGCAACGATCTTCCGCTAACCCTGATCGCAGGCCCCTGCCAACTGGAAAGCGTTGATCACGCCCAGATGATCGCGGGCAAGATGAAAGAGGCCTGCGATGCCGTGGGCGCGCAATACGTCTTCAAAGCGTCCTATGACAAGGCCAATCGCACGTCCTTGTCGGGTGTGCGCGGCATGGGCATCGACGCCGGGCTGAAGGCCCTGCAATCGGTGGGCAAGGCCATTGGCGTGCCGGTGCTGACCGATGTCCATTCCGAAAGCCAGTGCGCAATCGCCGCCGAAGTGGCCGACATCCTGCAAATTCCGGCCTTTCTGTGCCGCCAGACCGACATGCTGCTGGCCGCAGGCAACACCGGCGCTGCGATCAACGTCAAAAAGGGCCAGTTTCTGGCACCTTGGGAAATGCCCAATATCGTGACCAAGATCGAAAGCACGGGCAACAAGCGCATCCTGCTGACCGAACGTGGCACCACATTCGGCTACAACGCGCTGGTTGCCGATATGCGCAGCCTGCCGCAGATGGCGCAGACCGGCTATCCGGTTGTGATGGACGCCACCCATTCGGTGCAACAACCGGGTGGCCATGGCGGGTCAAGTGGCGGGCAGCGCGAATTCGCCCCCGTAATGGCACGCGCAGCTGTGGCGCTGGGTGTTGGTGCGGTGTTCATCGAGACCCACGATGATCCTGACAACGCGCCCAGCGACGGACCGAACATGATCTATCTGAACGATATGCCCCAGCTGATTGACGTGTTGATGCAACTGGATGCCGTGGCCAAGGCCAATCCGGTCACGCTGTAG
- a CDS encoding capsule biosynthesis protein: MTTKPKARKFRIKRATPQLSGTAESASAPLRPVREPAASTTRPISVAPPTSAPRPSVPTERPAPAQPTDQSQHPRPQQPETAPPETPQPEQTPTRQGEVSSAREVAGENDIDAIRHEGLTGRQLRMARRVAQKHGLAPTSDFDAVRLLRAKGIDPFQRSNMLELVVPSDGGRQPGEPDGFENLPARTDQNRNQLPQTVPAGRTRLPSTDLSPAEQRVREISEIQRDIGKRRRKKLGLLLVRLAFFVALPTFLAGWYFYQIATPMYATKADFLIIQNEGSGGAGPLGGLLPTQFATNSDAIATQGYLQSKDAMLRLDDDLGFKAHFTQEWIDPIQRLTTDPTNEEAYKVFKKNVKIGYDPTEGMIRLEVVAAEPEVSAEFARRLISYAEQRVNNLSQQKREDQMKDAREGFEKAEAERRAAQEALVKLQVESSTLDPEAVIAALRTQITNYETLLLEKELELAALEDNARPNQAKVDGVKGDMRRLNDQLTKLNQRMNDASEGENSLAQMAVNLQLAQADLASRDMMLQSALQQMEQSRVEASRQVRYLTVAVNPVASQEASYPRKFENTVLAFLIFAGIYLMISLTASILREQVTS, encoded by the coding sequence ATGACTACCAAACCCAAGGCTAGAAAGTTCCGCATCAAGCGGGCAACGCCGCAGTTGAGTGGCACCGCTGAGAGCGCATCCGCGCCGCTGCGCCCTGTGCGCGAACCCGCGGCATCGACGACGCGTCCGATTTCTGTCGCACCCCCGACATCGGCGCCCCGCCCCTCTGTTCCGACAGAGCGCCCCGCGCCTGCGCAGCCAACGGACCAGTCCCAGCACCCGCGCCCGCAGCAGCCCGAAACAGCGCCCCCCGAAACACCACAACCCGAGCAAACGCCCACCCGTCAGGGCGAAGTGTCCTCTGCCCGCGAAGTCGCTGGCGAGAACGACATTGACGCGATCCGCCACGAGGGTCTGACAGGTCGCCAACTGCGCATGGCGCGACGCGTGGCACAAAAGCACGGGCTTGCCCCCACATCCGATTTCGACGCTGTGCGCCTGTTGCGCGCAAAGGGCATCGACCCGTTCCAGCGCTCGAATATGCTGGAACTGGTGGTGCCCAGCGATGGCGGTCGCCAACCCGGAGAACCGGACGGATTTGAGAACCTGCCCGCGCGCACCGACCAGAACCGCAACCAGTTGCCGCAAACCGTTCCTGCAGGGCGCACCAGGCTGCCCTCGACAGACCTCAGCCCGGCCGAGCAGCGGGTGCGCGAAATCTCGGAAATCCAGCGCGATATCGGCAAACGGCGGCGCAAAAAGCTGGGCCTGCTGCTGGTGCGCCTAGCGTTCTTTGTGGCGCTGCCGACCTTTCTGGCGGGCTGGTACTTCTACCAGATTGCCACACCGATGTACGCGACCAAAGCCGACTTTTTGATCATCCAGAACGAAGGCAGTGGCGGTGCGGGCCCTCTGGGCGGACTGTTGCCCACACAATTCGCCACCAACTCGGATGCCATCGCAACCCAAGGCTATCTTCAATCCAAGGACGCGATGCTGCGGCTGGATGACGATCTGGGGTTCAAGGCACATTTTACTCAGGAGTGGATCGACCCGATCCAGCGCCTGACCACCGATCCGACCAATGAAGAAGCCTATAAGGTCTTTAAGAAAAACGTGAAAATCGGCTATGATCCGACCGAAGGCATGATCCGTCTGGAAGTTGTGGCAGCCGAACCGGAAGTTTCGGCCGAATTTGCGCGACGCCTGATCAGCTATGCCGAACAGCGGGTTAACAACCTTAGCCAGCAAAAGCGCGAAGACCAGATGAAAGACGCCCGCGAAGGGTTCGAAAAAGCCGAAGCCGAGCGGCGGGCGGCCCAAGAGGCTCTGGTCAAGCTGCAGGTGGAAAGCAGCACGCTGGATCCGGAGGCCGTGATTGCCGCCCTGCGCACCCAGATCACCAACTACGAAACACTACTGCTGGAAAAAGAGCTGGAGCTGGCTGCACTCGAAGACAACGCCCGCCCCAACCAAGCCAAAGTTGACGGCGTCAAGGGCGATATGCGACGCCTGAACGATCAACTGACCAAACTAAACCAGCGTATGAACGACGCCTCAGAGGGCGAAAATTCCTTGGCGCAGATGGCCGTTAACCTGCAACTGGCCCAAGCCGACCTTGCCAGCCGCGACATGATGCTGCAATCGGCACTGCAACAGATGGAGCAAAGCCGCGTCGAAGCCTCGCGACAGGTCCGCTATCTGACAGTGGCCGTGAACCCTGTGGCCAGCCAAGAGGCCAGCTATCCACGCAAGTTCGAGAACACAGTCTTGGCATTCCTGATTTTCGCTGGCATCTACCTGATGATCTCGCTCACCGCGTCAATTCTTCGGGAACAGGTAACCTCATGA
- a CDS encoding ABC transporter ATP-binding protein: MLEFENVSKSFWTGSHRKVILDRVSFRVELGTSLGILAPNGTGKTTLINMMAGLEKPDEGEIRRDCNISFPLGFMGGVVLKVSAMENARYIARLYGLDPDYVESFCRWLCNLGEYFDQPLGTYSSGMRGRFSFALMLALDFDIYLIDEGMPGSTDVEFNRKAGEILQERLRTTTIIIVSHQAQTLEKFARSAAVLLDGQLHMFDTLEEAKRLYDYQTQG; the protein is encoded by the coding sequence ATGCTAGAGTTTGAAAATGTCAGCAAGTCCTTTTGGACAGGCAGTCACCGCAAGGTGATCCTTGACCGCGTCTCGTTTCGCGTCGAACTGGGCACGTCGCTAGGCATTCTTGCCCCTAACGGCACGGGCAAAACTACGTTGATCAACATGATGGCAGGGCTGGAAAAGCCCGACGAAGGCGAGATCCGCCGCGACTGCAACATCTCGTTTCCGCTGGGTTTCATGGGCGGCGTTGTACTAAAGGTTTCGGCCATGGAGAACGCGCGCTATATCGCGCGGCTCTACGGGCTTGATCCCGATTATGTCGAAAGCTTTTGCCGCTGGCTGTGCAATCTGGGCGAATATTTCGACCAGCCGCTGGGCACCTATTCGTCAGGTATGCGCGGACGGTTTTCGTTTGCGCTGATGCTGGCACTGGACTTTGACATCTATCTGATTGACGAAGGTATGCCGGGGTCCACGGACGTCGAGTTTAACCGCAAGGCGGGCGAGATCCTGCAAGAGCGGCTACGCACCACGACCATTATCATCGTGTCGCATCAGGCACAGACGCTTGAAAAGTTCGCCCGTTCCGCCGCCGTGCTGCTGGATGGACAATTGCATATGTTCGATACGCTGGAAGAGGCGAAAAGGCTTTATGACTACCAAACCCAAGGCTAG
- a CDS encoding cation diffusion facilitator family transporter, with product MPHDHSHAHGSGGHHHHIDPNAGDARVAGAIAVNLLLTMAQIIGGIVAGSLSLIADALHNLSDAIALIIAFGARKIARRPADARMTFGYDRIEVVAALINYTTLIIIGFYLVYEAVLRFFEPTEVAGWIIVAVAGFALLVDLVTAALVWRMQAGSVNMRAAFLHNVADALGSVAVIIAGTVILLFGWSWVDPLVTLLIAGYILWQSFSEMPGVVRILMLGSPPGLDTNAVIDAIEAAPGVASVHHVHLWMMGENDPALDAHLVLEAGATPDVTRTVVRDVLAGFDIGHSTLEVETSDTVCEDNARIGHG from the coding sequence ATGCCCCATGATCACAGCCACGCCCACGGCAGCGGCGGCCATCATCACCACATCGACCCGAATGCGGGCGACGCGCGGGTGGCAGGTGCCATCGCGGTCAACCTGCTGCTGACGATGGCGCAGATCATCGGCGGAATCGTTGCGGGCAGTCTGTCACTGATTGCGGATGCACTGCACAACCTTTCGGATGCGATTGCGCTGATCATCGCCTTTGGTGCGCGCAAGATTGCGCGACGGCCTGCGGATGCGCGGATGACCTTCGGCTATGACCGGATCGAAGTGGTTGCCGCGTTGATCAACTATACCACGCTGATCATCATCGGCTTTTATCTGGTCTACGAGGCTGTGCTGCGGTTCTTTGAACCGACAGAAGTGGCGGGCTGGATTATCGTGGCGGTGGCAGGCTTTGCATTGCTGGTCGATCTGGTCACGGCGGCGCTGGTCTGGCGGATGCAGGCGGGCAGCGTGAACATGCGCGCGGCGTTCCTGCACAATGTGGCCGATGCGCTGGGATCGGTTGCGGTGATTATCGCGGGCACGGTGATCTTGCTGTTCGGCTGGTCATGGGTTGATCCGTTGGTCACGCTGCTGATCGCAGGTTATATCCTGTGGCAATCATTCAGCGAAATGCCCGGCGTGGTGCGTATTCTGATGCTGGGCAGCCCTCCGGGACTGGACACAAATGCGGTGATTGACGCCATCGAGGCCGCCCCCGGCGTGGCGTCGGTGCATCACGTACACCTGTGGATGATGGGCGAGAACGATCCTGCACTGGATGCGCATCTGGTGCTGGAGGCAGGTGCCACGCCGGATGTAACCCGCACGGTGGTACGCGATGTGCTGGCGGGGTTCGACATCGGGCACAGCACGCTGGAGGTCGAAACCTCTGACACAGTCTGCGAGGACAACGCCCGGATCGGGCACGGTTAA
- a CDS encoding ArsR/SmtB family transcription factor: MKIDSHIPAVTDDLDLTLAASSFAALGSEQRLCVLRALVRAGPEGLSIGALGDRAGVTGSTLTHHVKVLAQAGLVTQARQGRSIICAAVAYEQVRHLSEFLLTACCADSAAPCKDHDHG, translated from the coding sequence ATGAAAATAGATTCGCACATCCCCGCCGTGACCGATGATCTGGACCTGACCCTTGCGGCCAGCAGCTTTGCCGCCCTTGGATCCGAGCAACGCCTGTGTGTACTGCGCGCGCTGGTGCGGGCTGGCCCCGAGGGGCTAAGCATCGGCGCCTTGGGCGATCGCGCAGGCGTGACGGGCAGCACGCTGACACATCACGTCAAAGTGCTGGCACAGGCCGGACTGGTGACACAGGCACGCCAAGGCCGGTCGATCATCTGCGCGGCTGTCGCCTATGAACAAGTGCGGCACCTGTCGGAATTTCTGCTGACCGCCTGTTGCGCGGACAGCGCGGCCCCTTGCAAGGATCACGATCATGGCTGA
- a CDS encoding uracil-DNA glycosylase family protein — protein MAITDDISTCTLCSQRFAGTATGHQPRPVVWFGAGARILVAGQAPGARVHASGKPFDDPSGDRLRDWMGIDRATFYDMSRIAVLPMAFCFPGYNAKGADLPPPPVCHKTWRKAAMDHIGPVPLTLLIGGYAQKWHLNARASVTDTVAGWRDHAPAVFPLPHPSWRNTGWIRKNPWFASDLLPALREAVQKALT, from the coding sequence ATGGCCATCACCGACGACATCTCGACCTGCACGCTCTGCTCTCAACGATTTGCGGGTACTGCCACCGGCCACCAACCCCGTCCGGTGGTCTGGTTCGGCGCAGGCGCGCGAATTCTGGTGGCGGGGCAAGCTCCCGGCGCGCGGGTCCATGCCTCGGGCAAACCCTTTGACGACCCGTCAGGTGACCGGCTGCGCGACTGGATGGGCATAGACCGGGCCACATTCTACGATATGTCCCGCATCGCCGTGCTGCCGATGGCGTTCTGTTTTCCCGGCTATAACGCCAAGGGCGCAGACTTGCCGCCGCCGCCCGTCTGCCACAAAACGTGGCGCAAGGCTGCGATGGACCACATCGGGCCGGTTCCGCTGACCTTGCTGATCGGCGGCTATGCCCAGAAATGGCACCTGAACGCGCGTGCCTCGGTGACCGATACCGTTGCGGGCTGGCGCGACCATGCGCCCGCCGTCTTTCCCCTGCCGCATCCGTCGTGGCGTAACACCGGTTGGATCCGAAAAAACCCGTGGTTTGCGTCCGACCTCTTGCCAGCACTGCGCGAAGCGGTTCAAAAGGCCCTGACATGA
- a CDS encoding SseB family protein, with translation MTEHTPIDAAHAAMTAAPDDDTVRLRFYERLAASELFVLLEGEADGDRITPQLFEAEGTQYVLAFDREERLAGFAGPAAAYAALSGRVTAGLLATNSLGLGLNLEVAPSAILLPADAMAWLDSTLGNAPQNVEAKIESLTAPMGLPDSLIEAIDEKLATATGLARYACLVGVTYAGGGAGHMLGFVGALPQAESALTQVASEALTFSGIEAGAMDVAFFRADDPMAERLARTGLRFDLPQPEDLSDRVRPAPGSDPSKPPILK, from the coding sequence ATGACAGAGCATACACCCATCGACGCCGCCCACGCGGCCATGACCGCAGCACCGGATGACGACACAGTGCGCCTGCGGTTCTATGAACGTCTCGCCGCCAGCGAGCTTTTTGTCCTGCTCGAAGGCGAAGCCGATGGCGACAGGATCACCCCGCAACTGTTCGAAGCCGAAGGCACGCAATACGTCCTTGCCTTCGACCGTGAGGAACGGCTGGCAGGCTTTGCCGGCCCCGCTGCCGCCTATGCTGCGCTGTCGGGGCGCGTTACCGCCGGTTTGCTGGCCACCAACAGCCTTGGTCTGGGCCTGAACCTCGAGGTGGCCCCTTCCGCGATCCTGCTGCCTGCGGATGCGATGGCGTGGCTGGACAGCACGCTGGGCAACGCCCCCCAAAACGTCGAGGCCAAGATCGAAAGCCTGACCGCACCCATGGGGCTGCCCGACAGCCTGATCGAAGCCATCGACGAGAAACTGGCCACCGCCACCGGTCTGGCACGCTATGCCTGCCTTGTGGGGGTGACCTATGCGGGCGGCGGCGCGGGCCATATGCTGGGCTTTGTCGGTGCCTTGCCACAGGCAGAAAGCGCATTGACCCAAGTCGCCTCAGAGGCGCTGACGTTCTCTGGCATCGAAGCGGGTGCAATGGATGTCGCGTTTTTCCGCGCTGACGATCCGATGGCTGAACGTCTGGCCCGCACCGGCCTGCGGTTCGACCTGCCGCAGCCCGAAGACCTGTCGGACCGTGTCCGCCCTGCACCGGGGTCGGACCCGTCCAAACCGCCGATCCTGAAATAA
- a CDS encoding YHS domain-containing (seleno)protein — MTRFVLAISVAATALILTTSAFAGPQYVDRTGYAVSGYDVVAYFDLDQNPVGMAQPAAIPGRADITAEYNGATFAFSSKANRARFLADPATFAPQYDGHCAYGVAKGSKVPANPNLWRIVDGKLYLNITPDVVLDWERDIPANLTRSTANWVSLDPKPASRRGIPKFKSPVPEKN, encoded by the coding sequence ATGACCCGTTTCGTCCTCGCGATCTCGGTCGCAGCCACCGCCCTGATCCTGACCACATCCGCCTTTGCGGGGCCGCAATACGTTGATCGCACAGGCTACGCCGTGTCCGGCTATGACGTGGTCGCCTACTTCGACCTTGATCAGAACCCCGTCGGGATGGCGCAACCTGCCGCCATTCCCGGTCGCGCAGACATCACTGCCGAGTACAACGGTGCCACCTTTGCCTTTTCGTCCAAGGCCAACCGCGCCCGATTTTTGGCCGACCCCGCGACCTTTGCACCGCAATACGACGGCCATTGCGCCTATGGCGTGGCAAAGGGCAGCAAAGTGCCCGCCAATCCGAACCTGTGGCGCATTGTGGATGGCAAGCTGTATCTCAATATCACACCGGATGTCGTGCTTGACTGGGAACGGGACATTCCCGCCAACCTGACCAGAAGCACGGCCAACTGGGTATCGCTTGATCCCAAACCGGCATCCCGCCGGGGTATTCCCAAATTCAAGTCGCCCGTACCGGAAAAGAACTAG
- a CDS encoding rhodanese-like domain-containing protein, which translates to MPIHSGGDAQRRKQRPDFLQPEADIMAKRTPLLTRRRAIGLGAAVVLTGSAVFGGRWFNITARNEGTALTPLQAHAQALAGQLMLVDIRQPDEWALTGVGQGAHPLDMRNPDFAAELGGLVQGDPDRPIALICARGVRSRYLAGQLAKSGFDNVRDVPEGMLGSGAGPGWIKRGLPVAHP; encoded by the coding sequence TTGCCCATACATTCGGGCGGCGACGCACAGCGCCGGAAACAGCGCCCCGATTTCCTTCAACCTGAAGCAGACATCATGGCCAAACGCACGCCCCTTTTAACCCGCCGCCGTGCGATCGGCCTTGGTGCCGCTGTCGTGCTGACAGGATCTGCGGTTTTCGGCGGGCGCTGGTTCAACATAACAGCCCGTAACGAGGGCACCGCGCTGACGCCGCTTCAGGCACACGCACAGGCGCTGGCGGGTCAGTTGATGTTGGTCGACATTCGCCAGCCTGATGAATGGGCGCTGACCGGTGTGGGGCAGGGGGCGCATCCGCTGGACATGCGCAATCCTGATTTCGCAGCAGAGCTGGGCGGGCTGGTACAGGGCGATCCGGACCGGCCAATCGCGCTGATCTGCGCCCGTGGCGTGCGATCGCGATATTTGGCAGGGCAGTTGGCGAAGTCGGGTTTTGACAATGTGCGCGACGTGCCCGAAGGGATGTTGGGTTCTGGCGCAGGACCGGGCTGGATCAAGCGCGGCCTGCCTGTGGCCCATCCATGA
- a CDS encoding alpha/beta hydrolase family esterase, whose protein sequence is MQQYVKFLTALVVLIMSARTAMAGCGDGPAACEITDGTYHISLPVGPAKGTIMFLHGYGGNGQGALRPEGWAGTALARGYAVIGPDGSPMTGGNGRSWSFHPDWPKDRDDVGFLMAVRDDAAARFDLDADQMVLAGFSIGGSMTHYTACAVPDAFAAYMPVAGAFWRPHPDGCAGPVKLLHTHGWTDTTVPLEGRVVRGVDVNDPQAFVQGDVFYAMQLWRQINGCVQLRADRFVTTGPFLRRAWDRCAPDTALEFALFDGGHRVPDGWITMALDWREAL, encoded by the coding sequence ATGCAGCAGTATGTCAAATTCCTTACCGCGCTCGTTGTGCTGATCATGTCGGCCCGGACGGCTATGGCGGGTTGTGGTGACGGGCCTGCTGCGTGCGAGATCACTGATGGTACTTATCACATCAGCTTACCAGTTGGCCCAGCCAAAGGCACGATCATGTTTCTGCATGGCTATGGAGGCAACGGTCAGGGTGCATTGCGCCCCGAAGGCTGGGCAGGAACGGCGCTAGCGCGTGGTTATGCAGTGATTGGCCCTGATGGCAGCCCGATGACGGGGGGCAACGGGCGCAGTTGGTCCTTTCATCCCGACTGGCCGAAAGACCGTGACGATGTCGGTTTCCTGATGGCGGTGCGCGATGATGCCGCCGCGCGCTTTGACCTTGATGCGGATCAGATGGTGCTGGCAGGGTTTTCTATTGGCGGGTCGATGACCCATTACACCGCTTGCGCCGTCCCCGATGCCTTTGCCGCCTATATGCCCGTCGCGGGGGCGTTCTGGCGGCCGCATCCCGACGGTTGCGCGGGGCCGGTAAAACTGTTGCACACCCATGGCTGGACAGACACCACTGTCCCGCTGGAAGGGCGCGTTGTGCGTGGTGTGGATGTGAATGACCCGCAGGCCTTTGTGCAGGGCGATGTGTTTTATGCGATGCAATTGTGGCGGCAGATCAACGGCTGCGTGCAACTGCGCGCTGACCGGTTCGTGACCACGGGGCCGTTCCTGCGCCGCGCTTGGGACCGCTGCGCGCCTGATACAGCGCTGGAATTTGCGCTGTTCGACGGCGGGCACCGTGTGCCGGATGGATGGATCACAATGGCGCTGGACTGGCGCGAGGCTCTTTGA